The Ascochyta rabiei chromosome 10, complete sequence genome has a window encoding:
- a CDS encoding Structural maintenance of chromosomes protein 5, with the protein MPGLVRRGRKRPSPEEPDESSDSDLPTPVSVNGKRARYSRDASGTRNHAHAQNFSANGAYAEDVFQPGSIVRVKLKNFVTYTAAEFHLGPSLNMVIGPNGTGKSTLVCAICLGLGWSSDNLGRAKELSAFVKHGAAEAEIEIELARAGDMRTNPVVTRILRREDNKTVFLLNGKHSTKAAVMDLCNRFAIQIDNLCQFLPQDRVVEFAKMKDTERLRATLGAAARPEMSEWHNQLKVLREEEKDLGAKRHDDDEHLKQLQALQNTTRGDVERWNQRQELAIKSEALEKVRPIIELRLRKSEYKKVKDDFQAAKRGLDELNNEVEPIRQAGAAAQTYHDQVNQVVQRRKQMMDMVKKQAEKKAQAISTEKQVIDGFQGQITGEMRSKQGRQQDIARFTKKVSDLERKRHERPVDYDQAAYQQRKDELRQEYSSAERRITDLRGIMSSIQARVQDFKAQRTAVQQQRDRLDTQSGKQSSLLQKISPETAKAWEWFEANKAQLPLKGEVYGPPILKCRITDPKYADAVDSQMRLGDVVAMTCTNNDDQRLLLREMTGKDKLGLHGIYLRTSPKPLSSYQSPVAASDLAQYGFEGYLRDYITGPDPVIAMLCDNVRLNRVAFASKAITDQQHAAASNSPIQAWVSGREVYRITTRKEYGVSSTAVNHLKQGRFFVDQPVNSDEKLRLDEQLQELNREGNAMAAQHTEAKAELNQLLEKNKAVKEQKDDIVREETAIRKAVAEWEALPRMIDQNKNELQQYIDLNAQTSDRIREIKAQSRLCSLKIANLTLEYAKSVTEFRRLHENFVEAEIRLIEAASEVRALEKENKLVLERLRSKQVLVAQLEQMANTMKEEVRQAHVRTQALLDDCTGEEKQIVLSYKDLPSVAELDDEIQSVNARLEMMSGGSAQAVKTYETREQLIRKTQDSLDKHAAALREAQDKIKSIKDPFEKELDALIAKISDAFAHNFAQIGCAGEVSVYKDDDDFNAWSIQISVRFREGESMSVLNANRQSGGERAVSTIFYLMALQDLAQAPFRVVDEINQGMDPRNERMVHERMVDIACQERTSQYFLITPKLLSGLKFHPKMKVHIINSGEHIPKSTTTKDEWNLKDMAKVALAVRGRVSAAA; encoded by the exons ATGCCTGGCCTCGTCCGGCGTGGGCGAAAGCGCCCCTCGCCTGAAGAACCAGACGAATCATCCGACTCCGACCTCCCCACGCCCGTCTCTGTGAACGGCAAACGCGCTCGTTACAGCCGTGACGCGTCTGGCACTCGCAACCACGCACACGCCCAAAACTTCTCGGCCAACGGCGCATACGCGGAGGATGTATTTCAACCTGGCTCGATCGTGCGAGTCAAACTCAAGAACTTCGTCACCTACACCGCTGCTGAGTTCCATCTGGGGCCCAGCCTGAACATGGTTATCGGACCAAACGGAACGGGAAAGAGCACGCTCGTGTGCGCAATCTGTTTGGGGCTGGGATGGTCATCCGACAACCTGGGAAGAGCCAAGGAGCTGAGTGCGTTCGTCAAGCATGGCGCTGCTGAAGCCGAGATCGAGATCGAACTGGCCAGAGCAGGAGACATGCGGACAAATCCAGTCGTGACCCGCATCTTGCGCAGGGAGGACAACAAGACAGTGTTCCTCCTCAACGGAAAGCACTCTACCAAGGCTGCTGTTATGGACCTGTGTAATCGTTTTGCTATCCAGATCGACAACCTTTGTCAATTTTTGCCTCAGGACCGGGTCGTCGAGTTCGCCAAGATGAAAGATACTGAGCGACTACGGGCGACTCTGGGTGCTGCAGCCCGTCCGGAAATGAGCGAGTGGCACAACCAACTCAAGGTCCTGCGCGAAGAGGAAAAGGACCTTGGGGCCAAGCGGCACGACGATGATGAACATCTCAAGCAGCTCCAAGCCCTGCAGAATACTACACGGGGCGATGTCGAAAGATGGAACCAGCGTCAGGAGCTTGCAATCAAGTCGGAAGCCCTCGAGAAAGTCCGGCCTATTATTGAATTGAGGCTGCGCAAGTCGGAATATAAAAAGGTCAAGGATGACTTCCAAGCAGCGAAGCGGGGGCTGGATGAGCTGAACAACGAGGTAGAGCCCATCAGGCAAGCTGGGGCAGCAGCGCAGACTTATCATGATCAAGTCAACCAAGTCGTCCAGCGACGCAAGCAGATGATGGATATGGTCAAGAAGCAGGCAGAGAAAAAAGCCCAGGCGATCAGCACAGAAAAACAGGTCATTGATGGATTTCAAGGTCAAATCACTGGTGAAATGCGTTCTAAGCAAGGCCGTCAGCAGGACATAGCTCGCTTCACCAAGAAGGTCTCCGATCTCGAGCGGAAGCGACATGAACGACCCGTCGATTACGATCAAGCAGCATATCAGCAGCGCAAGGACGAATTGCGACAGGAGTATTCATCGGCCGAACGTCGCATAACAGATCTGAGAGGCATCATGTCGTCCATCCAAGCTCGAGTCCAGGATTTCAAAGCTCAGAGAACAGCGGTTCAGCAACAGCGAGACCGACTCGACACTCAGAGCGGCAAGCAAAGCAGTCTGCTACAGAAGATCTCTCCTGAGACAGCCAAGGCCTGGGAATGGTTCGAGGCGAACAAAGCGCAACTGCCTCTCAAGGGCGAAGTCTATGGACCTCCAATCTTGAAGTGCCGAATCACAGACCCTAAATATGCagacgctgtggacagtCAGATGAGATTAGGCGATGTTGTGGCCATGACGTGCACCAACAATGACGATCAGAGGCTCTTACTTCGTGAAATGACTGGCAAGGATAAGCTTGGGCTACACGGCATTTACCTCAGGACGTCGCCCAAGCCGTTGTCTTCCTACCAGTCACCTGTGGCTGCATCGGATCTTGCCCAATACGGATTCGAGGGCTACCTTCGCGACTACATTACAGGGCCCGACCCAGTCATTGCGATGCTCTGCGACAACGTGAGACTGAACAGGGTTGCTTTTGCCTCAAAGGCCATCACTGATCAGCAGCACGCCGCTGCGTCGAACAGCCCGATTCAGGCATGGGTCAGCGGCAGGGAAGTATACAGAATTACCACACGAAAGGAGTACGGCGTGTCGTCCACTGCAGTCAACCATCTCAAGCAGGGACGGTTCTTCGTCGATCAACCCGTCAACTCGGATGAGAAATTGCGTCTCGACGAACAATTGCAGGAGCTGAATCGTGAAGGCAACGCAATGGCAGCACAGCATACCGAGGCCAAGGCCGAGCTCAACCAGCTTCTTGAGAAGAACAAGGCAGTGAAAGAACAGAAG GATGATATAGTGAGAGAGGAGACTGCCATACGAAAGGCTGTTGCGGAATGGGAAGCCCTTCCTCGTATGATTG ATCAGAACAAGAACGAGTTGCAGCAGTACATTGACTTGAACGCACAAACAAGCGACCGAATCCGGGAGATCAAGGCCCAGTCACGACTGTGTTCGCTCAAGATTGCTAACCTCACTCTGGAGTATGCC AAATCTGTCACCGAGTTCCGTCGCCTTCACGAGAATTTTGTCGAGGCTGAAATCCGTCTGATCGAAGCTGCGTCGGAAGTCAGAGCGCTCGAAAAGGAGAACAAGTTGGTCCTAGAGCGACTCCGATCAAAACAAGTGCTGGTCGCTCAGCTGGAGCAGATGGCTAACACTATGAAAGAAGAGGTTCGACAAGCTCACGTCAGGACTCAGGCGCTACTGGATGACTGCACAGGGGAGGAAAAACAGATTGTGCTTTCGTACAAGGACCTCCCAAGCGTCGCAGAGCTGGACGACGAGATCCAGTCGGTCAATGCTCGACTCGAAATGATGTCTGGAGGTAGCGCTCAGGCTGTCAAGACATACGAAACCCGCGAGCAACTAATCCGAAAGACACAAGACTCTCTGGACAAGCATGCCGCAGCCTTGAGGGAGGCGCAAGACAAGATCAAATCCATCAAAGATCCGTTTGAGAAGGAATTGGATGCACTCATCGCGAAAATCAGCGATGCATTCGCACACAACTTCGCACAGATTGGCTGCGCTGGGGAGGTCTCGGTGTACAAGGATGATGACGACTTCAACGCCTGGTCCATTCAGATTTCAGTTCGCTTCCG CGAGGGCGAGTCCATGTCCGTCCTCAACGCTAATCGTCAATCGGGTGGTGAGCGCGCCGTCTCGACCATCTTCTACCTTATGGCCCTGCAAGACCTTGCACAGGCACCGTTCCGCGTCGTCGACGAGATCAACCAGGGCATGGACCCGCGCAACGAGCGCATGGTGCACGAGCGGATGGTTGACATCGCTTGTCAAGAGCGTACGAGCCAATATTTTCTCATCACACCGAAGTTGCTCTCGGGTTTGAAATTCCATCCAAAGATGAAGGTCCACATCATCAACAGCGGTGAGCATATCCCGAAGAGTACGACTACAAAGGACGAGTGGAACCTCAAGGACATGGCAAAGGTTGCGCTTGCGGTCAGGGGACGTGTTAGTGCTGCTGCCTGA
- a CDS encoding serine/threonine-protein kinase dbf2 — translation MASDPNRQSFPMPMPPPPLHTRSSEMDRPGTPSQEAFISPRQTPQGSPSKSHQPPGAFDLPHVFENAMKLFPTMGSPSKQKPDTPTSPSRLKIGTNVDPAAGDVTTLSAGSPTRKSNQENTPPAARPTTHKDASFLTHAAQSRQEPYRSREAEGSQRYYPAPQRLSAEELEKARKPAVKRLANVTQLYFLDYYYDLLTYVHTRQNRLSQFKAQNPAPPETPEAEYDDALTQYLGRERANLRKRRTRLRQGDFQILTQVGQGGYGQVFLAQKKDTKEVCALKVMSKTLLFKLDEVRHVLTERDILTTAKSEWLVRLLYAFQDEKSIYLAMEYVPGGDFRTLLNNTGVLHNRHARFYIAEMFSCVDSLHQLGYIHRDLKPENFLIDSTGHVKLTDFGLAAGMLAPIKIESMRIKLQSVSDVISPFGRPVEERSAAQRRDNYRSLRERDVNYAKSIVGSPDYMAPEVLKGEEYDFTVDYWSLGCMLFEALAGYPPFAGATVDETWQNLKQWKKVLRKPVYEDPAYFLSKRTWDLIVRLVASKSTRFRGISEIHAHQYFAEVDWTKLRENKAPFVPELDSDTDAGYFDDFGSEADMAKYKEVHDKQAALEAMAERDEKMNKGLFVGFTFRHKKTADENGKPASPRKPLGAVEENFGTIF, via the exons ATGGCTTCAGACCCCAACAGACAGAGCTTCCCGATGCCCAtgccgccaccgccgctACACACTCGCTCCAGTGAGATGGACCGCCCCGGCACGCCCTCCCAGGAGGCCTTCATCAGCCCGCGACAGACGCCTCAGGGCAGCCCCAGCAAAAGCCACCAGCCACCGGGCGCGTTCGACCTCCCGCACGTGTTCGAAAATGCTATGAAGCTGTTCCCCACCATGGGCTCGCCCTCGAAACAGAAGCCGGACACACCCACCTCCCCCAGCAGGCTGAAGATTGGCACCAACGTCGACCCTGCTGCGGGAGACGTCACCACGCTCTCAGCAGGCAGTCCCACGCGCAAGTCGAACCAAGAAAACACGCCGCCGGCCGCTCGGCCGACCACGCACAAGGACGCTAGCTTCCTCACACACGCTGCGCAGTCGCGACAGGAGCCGTATCGATCGCGGGAAGCAGAAGGCTCGCAACGGTACTACCCTGCACCCCAGCGTCTCTCGGCCGAGGAGCTGGAGAAAGCTAGGAAGCCAGCAGTGAAGCGTCTGGCCAACGTCACGCAGCTTT ACTTCCTCGACTACTACTACGATCTCCTCACCTACGTACACACCCGCCAGAACCGCCTCAGCCAATTCAAGGCTCAGAACCCCGCGCCGCCTGAGACACCGGAAGCTGAATACGACGATGCTCTCACACAATACCTAGGCCGCGAGCGCGCCAACCTCCGCAAGCGCCGCACTCGACTGAGGCAGGGCGACTTCCAGATCCTCACACAGGTTGGCCAGGGAGGCTACGGCCAGGTGTTCCTGGCGCAGAAGAAGGACACAAAGGAAGTGTGCGCTTTGAAGGTCATGAGCAAAACACTGTTGTTCAAGCTGGACGAGGTCCGCCACGTCCTGACGGAACGTGATATTCTGACGACAGCGAAGAGCGAGTGGCTTGTTCGACTTCTGTATGCCTTCCAAGACGAGAAGAGCATCTACCTGGCTATG GAGTATGTCCCTGGCGGCGACTTCCGTACGCTGTTGAACAACACTGGGGTTCTGCATAACCGACACGCGCGATTCTACATTGCTGAGATGTTCTCTTGCGTCGATTCCCTGCACCAGCTTGGCTACATTCACCGTGATCTGAAGCCCGAAAACTTCCTCATCGATAGCACTGGCCACGTCAAGTTGACCGACTTTGGTCTAGCAGCCGGCATGCTTGCTCCTATCAAGATTGAGTCTATGCGCATCAAGCTACAGTCGGTGAGCGATGTCATCTCGCCCTTTGGACGTCCTGTGGAAGAGCGAAGCGCAGCCCAGCGCCGAGACAACTACCGATCCCTACGCGAGCGAGACGTCAACTACGCGAAGAGTATCGTTGGAAGCCCAGACTACATGGCACCTGAAGTCCTCAAGGGAGAGGAATACGACTTCACAGTCGACTACTGGAGCTTAGGATGCATGCTCTTCGAAGCCCTGGCTGGATACCCGCCGTTCGCTGGTGCTACTGTGGATGAGACGTGGCAGAATCTGAAGCAGTGGAAGAAGGTCCTGCGCAAGCCAGTCTACGAAGATCCAGCGTATTTCTTGTCCAAGCGTACCTGGGATCTCATTGTCCGTCTGGTTGCTTCCAAGTCGACTCGTTTCCGCGGCATCTCAGAGATTCATGCACACCAGTACTTCGCAGAAGTGGACTGGACGAAGCTGAGGGAGAACAAGGCGCCATTCGTGCCAGAGCTGGATAGTGACACCGACGCGGGATACTTTGACGACTTTGGCAGCGAAGCCGACATGGCCAAGTACAAGGAGGTGCACGACAAGCAAGCAGCATTGGAGGCCATGGCGGAGCGCGATGAGAAGATGAACAAGGGACTTTTTGTAGGAT TCACTTTCCGTCACAAGAAGACAGCAGACGAGAATGGCAAGCCTGCCAGCCCGAGGAAACCTCTCGGCGCAGTCGAAGAGAACTTTGGTACCATCTTCTAG